Proteins encoded in a region of the Cardiocondyla obscurior isolate alpha-2009 linkage group LG18, Cobs3.1, whole genome shotgun sequence genome:
- the LOC139109762 gene encoding L-allo-threonine aldolase, giving the protein MSYGGVNKGIHDYAREKNAIIVDLRSDTLTKPTAAMRKAMFEAEVGDDIYEEDPTVNELQRMAAALLGKEDAIFVSSGTMGNLIAIMNHCDVRGSEIYCGNQSHVFLHEQSSAAQIAGASVCTLPNKDDGTFDVKSLVDSIRVDRIHEPISKLIVVENTINGKVVPQSWIEELAVVAKKHDLKMHLDGARLWNASVASKISAKDLAAPFDSVTFCLSKGLGAPVGSVLCGSKSFIANARRRRKALGGATRQVGVIAAAGIIALEQTVPRLVEDHRKALIIAEAINKLNSKIFSVNLKTMHTNMIFVNVNTDSGVTAGTLMQRLHQVNDKNEDDKIIIRCLALTEKLLRMVLYYDIDDTMVAAAVRKIRYAVKQLDDQVKI; this is encoded by the exons ATGTCGTACGGCGGTGTAAATAAAGGCATTCACGATtatgcgagagaaaaaaat GCTATTATCGTTGATTTACGAAGCGACACGCTCACGAAGCCAACCGCGGCGATGAGAAAAGCTATGTTCGAGGCGGAAGTGGGGGACGACATATACGAGGAAGATCCTACAGTAaatg AACTCCAAAGAATGGCTGCAGCATTGCTTGGAAAAGAAGATGCAATTTTTGTTTCCTCTGGTACAATGGGAAACTTGATCGCTA TTATGAACCACTGCGATGTACGTGGCAGCGAGATCTACTGTGGAAACCAGTCGCACGTGTTTCTTCATGAACAGTCTAGCGCGGCGCAAATAGCTGGGGCGAGCGTTTGTACTCTGCCTAACAAAGATGATGGCACGTTCGATGTAAAAAGCCTTGTCGATTCAATTCGCGTGGACCGAATCCACGAACCGATATCAAAGTTGATCGTGGTGGAGAACACGATAAATGGAAAAGTTGTTCCTCAGTCGTGGATCGAAGAACTGGCTGTGGTAGCAAAAAAGCATGATCTTAAGATGCATTTAGACGGGGCGCGATTATGGAATGCTTCGGTCGCATCAAAAATCTCGGCGAAAGATCTAGCCGCTCCGTTCGACTCGGTTACTTTTTGCTTGAGTAAAGGATTGGGTGCTCCCGTGGGATCTGTGCTTTGCGGAAGCAAGAGCTTCATTGCTAATGCGAGAAGAAGGCGCAAAGCGCTGGGTGGTGCCACGCGACAAGTCGGCGTGATCGCCGCAGCTGGTATTATCGCTCTAGAACAGACAGTACCAAGACTAGTGGAGGATCATAGGAAAGCGTTGATTATCGCAgaagcaattaataaattgaattctaaaatatttagcgtaaatttaaaaactatgcATACCAATATGATATTTGTAAATGTGAATACCGATAGCGGTGTTACTGCTGGAACACTCATGCAGAGACTTCATCAAGTGAACGATAAAAATGAAGATGATAAGATCATAATCAGATGCCTGGCACTCACGGAAAAGTTACTGAGAATGGTTCTTTATTATGATATAGATGATACGATGGTAGCAGCTGCTGTTCGTAAAATAAGATATGCTGTAAAGCAATTAGACGATCAagtaaagatttaa
- the LOC139109768 gene encoding ATP synthase-coupling factor 6, mitochondrial translates to MLRSRLVTVHKAVKRDISINVPALQKATDPIQQLFLDKLKEYKSKSAGGKLVDPSPEITKERESELEKLSAQYGGGSGVDMTQFPQFKFNDPPVDTGLKK, encoded by the exons ATGCTGAGGTCAAGGCTCGTTACTGTGCACAAAGCTGTTAAACGTGATATTAGCATCAATGTTCCTGCTTTGCAAAAAGCCACTGATCCTATACAACAGCTCTTCCTTGACAAACTCAAGGAATATAAGTCAAAGAGCGC aggTGGGAAATTAGTTGATCCTAGTCCCGAAATTACAAAAGAACGAGAGTCTGAGTTAGAAAAACTTAGCGCGCAATACGGCGGTGGTTCAGGAGTAGATATGACACAATTTCCtcagtttaaatttaatg ATCCACCTGTGGACACGGGTCTTAAAAAGTGA
- the Eif3d1 gene encoding eukaryotic translation initiation factor 3 subunit D — protein MTDVDVVVLDDPAPKEEVAAHFQAPAIQHNPNGWGPCELPDQFKDIPYQPFSKGDRLGKISDWTTPAYQDKKFPNKYTSQFGSGSQYAYYHDEDETTFHLVDTTRVQKPPYQRGRFRHNQRNLRGRGGQRGALSQMQQLGKLKLRERERKGQAKRWGRQQGLRNHKNQPPIKIRDASVTVRPDWITIEEMDFPRLAKLSLPGVKDGEDISCCGSLEYYDKTYDRVNVKSEKPLQRIDRIFHTVTTTDDPIVRKLSKTEGNVYATDAILATIMCCTRSNYSWDIVIEKIGDKLFFDKRDNTEFDLLTVNETSVEPPQDDGNSLNSPRNLALEATFINHNFSQQVLKSNEPRYKFDEGNPFIAEEEESDVASVAYRYRKWDLNNGIVLVARCEHDAVMQGPNNENQFLTIKALNEWDSKLANGVEWRQKLDTQRGAVLANELRNNACKLAKWTVQALLAGSDQLKFGYVSRAIVRDSSKHVILGTQQYKPNEFATQINLNMDNAWGILRCIIDICMKQKDGKYLIMKDPNKPMIRLYDIPDNTFESEGEEDEDDDEPVNDAFQS, from the exons ATGACGGACGTGGACGTGGTGGTGCTGGACGATCCTGCCCCAAAGGAAGAGGTGGCGGCGCATTTCCAAGCACCGGCGATCCAACACAATCCCAATGGCTGGGGTCCGTGCGAGCTGCCGGATCAATTCAAAGATATCCCATACCAGCCGTTCTCGAAGGGCGACAGACTGGGCAAG ATCTCGGACTGGACAACGCCCGCGTATCAAGACAAGAAGTTCCCAA ataaatataCATCGCAGTTTGGTTCGGGCAGTCAATATGCCTACTATCACGACGAAGACGAGACTACTTTCCACTTGGTGGACACTACCCGTGTGCAAAAGCCGCCGTACCAACGTGGCCGCTTCCGTCACAATCAGCGCAACTTACGTGGCCGCGGTGGTCAGCGGGGTGCGTTGAGCCAGATGCAGCAGCTAGGAAAGCTCAAATTGCGAGAACGAGAGCGTAAGGGACAAGCGAAACGTTGGGGTAGACAACAAGGTCTACGCAATCATAAAAATCAGCCACCTAtcaaaattcgcgacgctTCTGTAACGGTGCGTCCTGACTGGATAACAATCGAGGAAATGGACTTCCCTCGATTAGCTAAGCTTTCGTTACCCGGTGTAAAAGATGGCGAGGATATATCATGCTGCGGTTCGCTCGAATATTACGATAAGACGTACGACCGCGTGAATGTCAAAAGCGAGAAGCCGTTGCAAAGAATTGATCGTATTTTCCACACGGTTACTACGACTGACGATCCGATAGTTCGAAAATTGTCTAAGACCGAGGGTAATGTATATGCCACTGATGCGATTTTAGCCACCATTATGTGCTGCACGCGTAGTAATTATTCGTGGGATATCGTCATCGAGAAAATTGGCGATAAACTGTTTTTTGACAAACGAGACAACACCGAATTTGATCTTTTGACTGTTAACGAGACCAGCGTCGAACCGCCACAGGATGATGGCAATTCGCTGAATTCGCCAAGAAATCTGGCTCTCGAGGCGACttttattaatcataatttttcgCAGCAAGTTCTCAAGTCAAATGAACCACGATACAAATTCGACGAAGGCAATCCTTTCATCGCAGAGGAAGAGGAAAGCGATGTGGCGAGTGTAGCTTACCGTTATCGCAAATGGGACCTTAACAACGGTATAGTTCTCGTTGCTCGATGTGAACACGACGCTGTGATGCAAGGCCCAAACAATGAGAATCAATTCTTGACGATCAAGGCGTTGAACGAATGGGACTCGAAATTGGCTAATGGAGTCGAGTGGCGTCAGAAATTAGATACACAACGTGGCGCTGTTTTAGCTAACGAATTACGCAATAACGCCTGCAAACTCGCCAAATGGACAGTTCAAGCGTTACTAGCTGGTTCAGATCAGTTGAAATTTGGATACGTGTCTCGCGCCATAGTGCGAGATTCAAGCAAGCATGTCATTCTTGGCACTCAGCAGTACAAGCCAAATGAATTTGCCACGCAGATAAATTTGAACATGGATAATGCGTGGGGCATTTTAAGATGCATTATTGACATTTGCATGAAGCAGAAGGatggtaaatatttaataatgaaggATCCAAACAAGCCTATGATACGATTGTACGATATTCCTGATAATACTTTTGAGAGCGAGGGCGAGGAAGATGAAGACGATGATGAGCCTGTCAATGACGCGTTTCAAAGTTAA